The Streptomyces sp. 135 sequence CCGGATCCGCCTTCTTGCTGCCCACGGGGCCGTTGAAGGCGACATGGCCGGCCGCGTCGTACGGCTTCGCCGAGAGCGGGTGGCCGTCGGAGCCGCACGCCGTGGCCCCCGCGCCGAGGGCGGCCACCAGCATCGTGCAGCTCAGTACCGTGCGGATTCGCGGTGAGTGGCTCATGAACTCACGGTATGGACGTTCACCCGGTCCGGCACGGTGAGTGACCCGTCCGGGTGTCAAGCGCGACACGCCGAGGGGCCCGGACACTCCTGACGGAGTGTCCGGGCCCCTCGGTGCGGTAAGGGAACTACAGACTCACTGGGTCTGGTTCTCGCCGCGGTAGTACTCGAAGACCCAGCCCCACAGACCGATCAGCAGGAGGGGGGCCGAGAAGTACAGCAGCCACCAGCCGATGGCGATGCTCATGAAGGCGAGCGCGCCACCCACGGCCAGCGAGAGCGGCTGCCAGCTGTGCGGGCTGAAGAAGCCCACCTCGCCGGCCTCGTCCGCGACGTCGGCGTCCTTGTTGTCCTGTGCGGAGGCGTCGACCCGCCGGGCCGTGAAGGCCAGGTAGTAGCCGATCATGATGCACAGGCCGAAGGCCAGGAAGAGCGCCGTGGTACCGGCCGGCTCCTTCGACCACACGCCATAGACGATCGCCATGGCGAGGACGAAGACGCTCAGCCAGATGAACATCTTGCCCTGGATCTTCACTTCGCGGCCTCCTTGTCGCCGCCGAACAGCGCGGTGTCCTTCTGGCCGTCGTTCTCGATCTGGCCGAGGGCCGCGATGTCCGGGTGGTGCAGGTCGAAGGCCGGCGATTCACTGCGGATGCGCGGCAGCGTGAGGAAGTTGTGCCGCGGCGGCGGGCAGGACGTCGCCCACTCCAGCGAACGGCCGTAGCCCCACGGGTCGTCGACCTCGATCTTCTTGCCGTACTTGGCCGTCTTCCAGATGTTGTAGAAGAACGGCAGGATCGACAGGCCCAGCAGGAACGAGCTGATCGTCGAGATCGTGTTCAGCGCGGTGAAGCCGTCGGCGTGGAGGTAGTCCGCGTAACGACGCGGCATGCCCTCGGCGCCCAGCCAGTGCTGGACCAGGAACGTGCCGTGGAAGCCCACGAACAGCGTCCAGAAGGTGATCTTGCCGAGACGCTCGTCCAGCATCTTGCCGGTGAACTTCGGCCACCAGAAGTGGAAGCCGGAGAACATCGCGAAGACGACGGTGCCGAAGACCACGTAGTGGAAGTGCGCCACCACGAAGTACGAGTCCGAGACGTGGAAGTCCATCGGCGGCGAGGCCAGGATGACGCCCGTCAGACCACCGAAGGTGAAGGTGATCAGGAAGCCGACCGCCCACAGCATCGGGGTCTCGAAACTCAGTGACCCCTTCCACATGGTGCCGATCCAGTTGAAGAACTTCACGCCTGTCGGTACGGCGATCAGGAACGTCATGAAGGAGAAGAACGGCAACAGCACGCCACCTGTGACGTACATGTGGTGCGCCCACACCGTCACGGAGAGACCCGCGATGGCGATGGTCGCGGCGATCAGGCCCATGTAGCCGAACATCGGCTTGCGGGAGAAGACCGGGATGACCTCGGAAATGATGCCGAAGAACGGCAGGGCGATGATGTACACCTCTGGGTGGCCGAAGAACCAGAAGAGGTGTTGCCACAGCAACGCGCCGCCGTTGGCCGCGTCGAAGATGTGGGCACCGAACTTGCGGTCCGCCTCCAGGGCGAACAGCGCGGCGGCCAGGACCGGGAAGGCCAGCAGCACCAGCACGGCGGTGAGCAGCACGTTCCACACGAAGATCGGCATGCGGAACATGGTCATGCCCGGCGCGCGCATGCAGATGATCGTGGTGATGAAGTTGACCGAGCCGAGGATCGTGCCGAAGCCGGAGAAGGCCAGACCCATGATCCACATGTCGCCGCCGATACCCGGCGAGTGCACGGCGTCCGACAGCGGCGCGTACGCGAACCAGCCGAAGTCGGCCGCGCCGTTCGGCGTGAGGAAACCGCCGACCGCGATGAGCGAGCCGAACAGGTAGAGCCAGTAGGCGAACATGTTCAGCCGCGGGAAGGCGACGTCGGGCGCGCCGATCTGGAGCGGCATGATCCAGTTCGCGAAACCGGCGAACAGCGGCGTCGCGAACATCAGCAGCATGACCGTGCCGTGCATCGTGAACGCCTGGTTGAACTGCTCGTTCGACATGATCTGCGTGCCGGGACGGGCGAGTTCGGCGCGCATGAAGAGCGCCATCACGCCGCCGATGCAGAAGAACGCGAACGACGTGACCAGATAGAGCGTGCCGATCGTCTTGTGGTCAGTGGTGGTCAGCCACTTGACGACGATGTTTCCCGGCTGCTTGCGCCGGACCGGCAGCTCGTTCTCGTACGAGTCCGTTGGTGCTGCCGCGGCACCCTGGGGTTCGTTGAGGATGCTCACAGGTTGTTCGTCTCCCGGTTCTTCTCGTGGGGCGTCTGCTCGATGCCGGCCGGGATGTAGCCCTTCTGGTTCTTCTTCGCCAGGTCCTCGAGGTGCTGCTTGTAGCGCTCGGGAGAGACGACCTTGACGTTGAAGAGCATCCGGGAGTGGTCGACGCCGCAGAGCTCGGCGCACTTGCCCATGAAGGTGCCCTCCTTGTTGGGAGTCACCTCGAAGGCGTTGGTGTGGCCCGGGATGACGTCCTGCTTCATGAGGAACGGCACCACCCAGAAGGAGTGGATGACGTCACGCGAAGTCAGGACGAAGCGGACCTTCTCGCCCTTGGGGAGCCAGAGGGTCGGGCCCGGGTTGCCGTTCTGGGGGTTCCGGTCGCCGGGCACGCCGACGTCGTAGACACCGTTGGCCTTCGCCGGGAAGTCCTTGCGGAACTTGTCCGGGATGGCTTCCAGGTCCTTGGACGTCCGGGCGTTGTCCTTGCCGGCGCCAGGAACGTTCTCGACGTAGTTGAAGCCCCAGCTCCACTGGTAGCCGACCACGTTGACGGTGTGGGCCGGCTTCTCCTCCAGCTGCAGGAGCTTGGACTCGTCGCGCGC is a genomic window containing:
- a CDS encoding cytochrome c oxidase subunit 4, with protein sequence MKIQGKMFIWLSVFVLAMAIVYGVWSKEPAGTTALFLAFGLCIMIGYYLAFTARRVDASAQDNKDADVADEAGEVGFFSPHSWQPLSLAVGGALAFMSIAIGWWLLYFSAPLLLIGLWGWVFEYYRGENQTQ
- the ctaD gene encoding cytochrome c oxidase subunit I; translated protein: MSILNEPQGAAAAPTDSYENELPVRRKQPGNIVVKWLTTTDHKTIGTLYLVTSFAFFCIGGVMALFMRAELARPGTQIMSNEQFNQAFTMHGTVMLLMFATPLFAGFANWIMPLQIGAPDVAFPRLNMFAYWLYLFGSLIAVGGFLTPNGAADFGWFAYAPLSDAVHSPGIGGDMWIMGLAFSGFGTILGSVNFITTIICMRAPGMTMFRMPIFVWNVLLTAVLVLLAFPVLAAALFALEADRKFGAHIFDAANGGALLWQHLFWFFGHPEVYIIALPFFGIISEVIPVFSRKPMFGYMGLIAATIAIAGLSVTVWAHHMYVTGGVLLPFFSFMTFLIAVPTGVKFFNWIGTMWKGSLSFETPMLWAVGFLITFTFGGLTGVILASPPMDFHVSDSYFVVAHFHYVVFGTVVFAMFSGFHFWWPKFTGKMLDERLGKITFWTLFVGFHGTFLVQHWLGAEGMPRRYADYLHADGFTALNTISTISSFLLGLSILPFFYNIWKTAKYGKKIEVDDPWGYGRSLEWATSCPPPRHNFLTLPRIRSESPAFDLHHPDIAALGQIENDGQKDTALFGGDKEAAK
- the coxB gene encoding cytochrome c oxidase subunit II; amino-acid sequence: MSPNGSDRSSRRPMRRKLPQVLTAGLILATATGCTYKDFPRLGMPTPVTEEAPRILSLWQGSWAAALATGVLVWGLILWSVIFHRRSRTKVEVPIQTRYNMPIEALYTVVPLVIVSVLFYFTARDESKLLQLEEKPAHTVNVVGYQWSWGFNYVENVPGAGKDNARTSKDLEAIPDKFRKDFPAKANGVYDVGVPGDRNPQNGNPGPTLWLPKGEKVRFVLTSRDVIHSFWVVPFLMKQDVIPGHTNAFEVTPNKEGTFMGKCAELCGVDHSRMLFNVKVVSPERYKQHLEDLAKKNQKGYIPAGIEQTPHEKNRETNNL